Genomic segment of Paenibacillus macerans:
TATCGAGACGGTCCAGCGGGTCCACGGCGTTATTGCCGTCGATGAACTGAAAGCGCAGGAGAATGGACATTACGTTATCGTGGACGCGAAAATCAGCGTGAATCCGCGGATCACGGTTATGGAAGCAAACGACATCGCCAATCGCGCCAAAATGCTGCTGCTCAACCGGTTTTCCCACGTAAGCGAAGTACGGATTCAAGTGGCGCCTTACGACGCCGGCTATCCTTATAAGAGCAACGCGGAGGAAAACGGCAGCGATATGCCGAATTTACTGCAATGACACTTGGCCCTGCGTAAAAAGACATTAAATGCGTAAAAGACATTTGAATGAAGGTTCAAAAAGTCAGGTTTTCAGCACCGAGAAGGTTGGATGAAGCTAGGGACTGAGTAGCGGAGCGTAGGCTGATCCTACGTGAGCAACGGAAGGCCCGGCTGAATTCAAGATTCGACGTCGAGTTCACTTCTTGACCTGCTTCGTGATCAAAAGATGACTTTTTGAACTACCTCTAGAAAGAAGGTGCCGCCCATGCTTCATCCTAAGTACCGCTGGGACCCGCTTCCCGCCGACGAAGAAGCCGCCCGTTTGCTCGCCGATCGGCTTAACCTCTCTCCGCTTGTCGCCTCGCTGCTGGTTACGCGGGGGATGGCGAAGCCGGAGGAGGCGGAGCTTTTTTTGAAAGGAACGGCCGCCGATCAACACGATCCGATGCTGCTTAGCGGCATGAAGGAAGCGGTCCCGAGAATTCGCCGGGCCGTGGAAAACGGGGAGCGGATCCTCGTGTACGGAGATTACGACGCCGACGGGGTATCCTCGACGACGCTGATGATTTGTTTGATGCGCAAGCTGGGCGCTACATACGAATACTATATCCCGCATCGTACCAAGGAAGGTTACGGTTTACATATTCCGGTTCTGGAGCAGGCTAGGCAGAAGGGGGTTACGCTGGTCGTTACCGTGGATACCGGCATCAGCGCGGTGGAACAGATCGCTTATGCCCGCGAGGAGGGCATGGACGTAATCGTGACGGACCATCACGAACCGCCGGCGGTGCTTCCGGAAGCCTACGCCTTAATTAACCCGAAGCTCCCCTTTTGTCCTTATCCGTTCAAGGGATTGGCCGGTGTCGGCGTCGCTTTCAAGCTGGCTAAAGCGCTGCTTGGGGATGACACCCCGGAATGCTGGACGGAACTGGTAGCGCTTGGAACGATCGCCGATTTGATGCCGCTGGTCGGAGAAAACCGCATGCTGGTCCGGGCCGGGCTCGTCGCGATGTCGCGATCGGCTTTTCCGGGAATGACCGCTTTGCTCGGAACCGCCGGCTGGTCCAAGGGCGAAGTGACCTCGACGGCGGTCGCATTCGGGCTGGCGCCGCGCATCAACGCCAGCGGGCGCATGAGCCACGCGGACCGGGCGGTCGCTTTGCTGACCGCCGAAAACGCGGACGAGGCCGAAACGATTGCCGAGGAGCTTGATGTGCTCAACAAGGAACGGCAGATGCTGGTGGAAAGCATGGTGCAGGAGGCGCTGCTGCAGCTCGAGGAGCAGACCGGTGACGCAGGTTTGCCGAATATCATCGTTGTGGCCGGAGAGGGCTGGAATGCCGGGGTCGTCGGCATCGTAGCCTCAAAGCTGTTGGAGCGGTACTTCCGTCCGACGATCGTGCTCGGAATTAATCCGGAAACCGGCGAATGCAAAGGCTCCGCCCGCTCCATTCCCGGCTTCGACATCTACGAGGCGTTAACCGATTGCGCCGATTTGCTCGACCATTTCGGCGGCCATCCGTCGGCGGCCGGCATGTCGCTGGGGCGCGGCAACCTGGCCGAATTTTCGCGTCGTCTCAATGCTTTCGCCGCCGGCAAGCTCCGGCCGGAGCATTTTGTACCCGTGATTACGACCGATTTGGAATGTTCGCTTAAGGAGATCACGTTATCGTCCATCGAGGAACTGGAAAGCCTGGCTCCGTTCGGGATGGCCAATACGTGTCCGCGCCTGCTGATCCGCGGCGTAAAGCTGGTGGAATGCCGGCAAATGGGCAAAGACGGCAAGCATTTGAAGCTGGTTGTCGGGCAAAACGGAGTGACCGTGGAGGCCGTAGCCTTCGGCAAAGGAGAGCTTGCGCCCCTGCTGGCGGAAGAGGCGGTTTTGGACATGGTGTGCGAAGCCGGAATTAACGAATGGAACGGCTCGCGCAAACCGCAGCTGATGATTCAGGATCTTGCGGTTTCCCATCTTCAGGTGTTCGATTACCGCGGTTCGCGGAATCCGGCTATGCAGTTGGAGCAGCTTAAGAGCACGCTCGTTCACCTGCCGGCGTATGAACGTGACATCCCCGCCGTGATCGCGGCTGGCTCGGGCCCTCAATTGCTTCAGCTTGGCGATTTGAAGGATACCTCGGT
This window contains:
- the recJ gene encoding single-stranded-DNA-specific exonuclease RecJ — protein: MLHPKYRWDPLPADEEAARLLADRLNLSPLVASLLVTRGMAKPEEAELFLKGTAADQHDPMLLSGMKEAVPRIRRAVENGERILVYGDYDADGVSSTTLMICLMRKLGATYEYYIPHRTKEGYGLHIPVLEQARQKGVTLVVTVDTGISAVEQIAYAREEGMDVIVTDHHEPPAVLPEAYALINPKLPFCPYPFKGLAGVGVAFKLAKALLGDDTPECWTELVALGTIADLMPLVGENRMLVRAGLVAMSRSAFPGMTALLGTAGWSKGEVTSTAVAFGLAPRINASGRMSHADRAVALLTAENADEAETIAEELDVLNKERQMLVESMVQEALLQLEEQTGDAGLPNIIVVAGEGWNAGVVGIVASKLLERYFRPTIVLGINPETGECKGSARSIPGFDIYEALTDCADLLDHFGGHPSAAGMSLGRGNLAEFSRRLNAFAAGKLRPEHFVPVITTDLECSLKEITLSSIEELESLAPFGMANTCPRLLIRGVKLVECRQMGKDGKHLKLVVGQNGVTVEAVAFGKGELAPLLAEEAVLDMVCEAGINEWNGSRKPQLMIQDLAVSHLQVFDYRGSRNPAMQLEQLKSTLVHLPAYERDIPAVIAAGSGPQLLQLGDLKDTSVWVYDKDDGVLPGNALAESVGASRVTTLFVLELPDASEGWSRMMAAFVSLERIYLLHPQRSPQERIETPSRDHFKQVYGLLLRLGGAALREEEIVAALLKRTGWSRRMLELTLGVFEELGFISRASGSIAVNPSPSKRPLETSSRYREFGLLAEMEQMLLHARVPEITKWMLTRIKGAS